The DNA sequence GGCCGCCGGCTCCCACCGGCCGTGGCTGCTGCGGGGCGCATCCCTGCGTGCGGCCCGGCCTCGCGCCTCCCGCTCCTCCGGCGTGAGCCGCGTCGGCGTCCTCGCGGCGCCCGCGCGGCGGCGGCCGGCAGCACGCCCCGGAACGCCGGGCGCCACGGTCACCGGCTGGTCTCCACTGCTCATCGGCACCCCCGGGCGGTCGCTCGTCGCCGGCGAGTGGCCGCGACGAGAGCAACATCCCACCGACCCGCAGCCGAAGCCACCCCCCGCTGCGGACGAGAGCCGCGGGCAGCCAAAGCCACCCCCCGCTGCGGACGAGAGTCCCGAGCAGCCGAACCCGTCCCGCTGCGGACGCGAGCCGCGGGCAGCCGATGGCTCGTACGCCGATGGTCCCGACGTCGACCCCGGCGCGTCCGCCGGGGGGCGGACGACGCAGCCCCGGTCGCCAGTGGCGGCCGGGGCCTTGTCGTCGCCGGTCAGGGGCCGGCGACGCCTTGGGGCGCGGTCAGCCGGCCGGCGGGTGGGTGAGCAGCTCGCGGGTGCGCCGGTACCCGTCCTCGTCCACCTCGCCGCGGGCGAACCGCAGGTCGAGCTCGCGCAGGGCCTCGTCGGACGGGCTGGGTCCCTGACCCTGCACCGGCGGGGTGCCGGTCGTCAGGTGCGTCTCCCGCGGCGGGCGTGCGGCCACCACGATGGCCACCACGGCGGCCACGAGCACCAGCAGGAGCAGCAGCAGGCCGCCGCCCATCATCCACCAGCCCCAACCCCAGCCGCGGTCGTCGTACATCATCGGGCTCTCAGCTCCTTCGCACCCGGACGCGTCGGTGTCGTCCTGGGTCCACCGTGCGGGGTGGTGGCGCCCCGGGACAGGGCCGAAGGGCCCGGGGTCAGAAGACCGGCTTGCCGCCGGTGACGCCGAGGACGGTCCCGGACACGTAGCTCGCCTCGTCCGAGGCCAGGAAGACGTAGGCCGCGGCCACCTCCACCGGGTGCCCGGCGCGGCCCAGCGGCACGTCCGACCCGAAGCCCTCGACCTTGTCCGCGGACATCGTCGCGGGGATGAGGGGCGTCCAGATCGGCCCGGGAGCGACCGCGTTGACGCGGGTGCCCTGGGTGCCGAGCTCCTGGGCCAGGTTGACGACCATGTTCGTCAGGGCTGCCTTGGTGGCGGCGTAGTCCACGAGGTGGGAGCTGGGCTGGTAGGCCTGCACGGAGGTCGTCACCACGATGCTGCCGCCGTCGGCCAGCTGCGGCGCCAGCTCGTGCACCAGCCAGAAGGTCGAGAACACGTTGGTCTCGAACGTCCGCCGCACCTGGTCGGGCGGGAACTCGCGCAGCTCGTCGTGGGACATCTGGAACGCGGCGTTGCAGACCAGCACGTCGAGGCCGCCCAGGGCCGACACCGCGTGGTCGGCGAGCTCGACGTTGGCCTGGTGCTCCCGCAGGTCGGTGGCAAAGGACACGCCCTTCCGGCCCTCCGCCCGGATCGCCGCGACGGTGTCGTCGGCGTCGGCCTGCTCCTGGGGAAGGTGGGCGATGGCGACGTCCGCGCCCTCCTTCGCGAAGGCGATCGCGGTGGCCCGGCCGATGCCGGAGTCGCCGCCGGTGACCAGGGCGCGCCGCCCGGTGAGCCGGCCCCGTCCCTGCCAGGAGGTCTCGCCGTGGTCGGGTCGCGGGTCCAGGTCCGCGAGGCTGCCGGGCCACTCCTGCTCCTGGGCGGGGATCGACGAGAGGTCTGCGCGTTCGCTCATGCCCGCCTCTACCCGCGCCGGGCGGAGGTATGCCTGGCACGGTCGGTCACCGCATCCTCGGCCGAACGGCCGGAAACGGAGGCGTTCGCGCCGTTCCCGGCGGGAGGGGTGCGGCCGCGGCATACGGTCGCGACCGACCCCACCACCACGAAGGACGACCCGACGATGACGCCTGCCCCGCGACGGGCACAGTGCCGGCCCGCCGCCCTCGCCGGCGTCCTCGCCGGTGTGCTCGCCCTCGCCGCGTGCACCACGGACCCCGCACCCGCGACGGCGCCGACCACCCCGGTCGCTGCCCCGGCCAGCTGGAAGCCCGCGCTCGCCGACCCGCGGTCCTGGGCTCCGCACCCGACCACCGCCGGCGGGTTGTCCACGGTGGCGGCCGCCCAGGGGGACCGGCTGCTGCTGCACACCGGGCACGGCGACGTCGACTTCTGGTCGGGCGTCAACCTCGGGAGCACCACCCCCGGCCACAGCCCGGGCGAGCTCGCGATCAGCCGCGAGGAGTACCGGCGCTGGTTCGCCCAGATGGGCCAGATGGGCGTGCACACGCTGCGCGTCTACACGATCCACCCGCCGGCGATGTACGAGGAGCTCAAGGCGTACGACGAGGCGCACCGGGACGCGCCCATCTACCTGGTGCAGGGGGTCTACCTGCCGGACGAGTCCTACCTGCGCAGCCACGACCTGTTCGCGGCCGGGCCGACCGCCGCGATGGATGCCGAGCTGCGGGACGCGTCCGCAGCCGTGCACGGCGACCTCACGCGCGCCCCGCGGACCGGGCGCGCCGGCGGCACGTGGACGGCCGACGTGTCGCCGTGGGTGGCGGCCTGGATCGTCGGCGTGGAGTGGGACGGGTACGCCACCCGTGCCTCCGACGCCCGCAACGCTGCGAAGCCGCTGCACCGCGGCCGGTACTTCGCCAACACGACGGACGCGACCCCGACCGAGCGCTGGCTGGCGGCCCGGATGGACGAGCTCGCGACACGCGAGGCGGCGCGAGGGGTCTCGGCACCCATCGCGTTCGTCAACTGGCCCACCACCGACCCGCTGCGCCACCCGGCGGAGCCGCTCAGGAGCGAGGACGCCGTCGGCGTCGACGCCGACCACGTGCTGCCGACGAAGGCCTGGCCGGGCGGGACGTTCGCCAGCTTCCACGCCTACCCGTACTACCCGGACTTCCTGCGGCACCAGCCCGCCTACGCGAAGGCCGACGACCCGTACCTCGCCTACCTGCTCGACCTGAAGCGGCACTTCGCACCGCACATGCCGCTGCTCGTCACCGAGTTCGGCGTGCCGTCCTCGCTGGGCTCGGCCCACGACGGCACCAACGGCCGCGACCAGGGCGACCACAGCGAGCAGGAGGCGCTCGCGATGGACGCCTCGATGCTGCGGTCCTTCAAGGACGCCGGGCTCGCGGGCGGCCTGCTCTTCTCCTGGGTCGACGAGTGGTTCAAGTTCACCTGGAACACCATCGGGCGGCAGGCCGTCGTCGACGGCGAGCGCCGGGCGGTGTGGCACGACCCGCTGACCAACGAGCAGCACTTCGGGCTGGTCGCGCAGGACCCGTCACGGGTGGGCCGGAGCGTCCCGTGGGAGTCACGCTCCGGCGTGCAGCGGGTCACGGTCGACCACGACGCGTCCTGGGCCTACCTCACGATCGACCTGGACAAGGCGCCGACGGCGCCCGTGCGGCTGGGCTTCGACGTCGTCCCCGGCGGACTGGCCCTGCCCGGGGGCTCGACCAGGGCCGGGGGCGCCTACGACTACGCGGTCACCGTCGACCCGGCGGCGCGGAC is a window from the Phycicoccus sp. M110.8 genome containing:
- a CDS encoding SHOCT domain-containing protein; this translates as MMYDDRGWGWGWWMMGGGLLLLLLVLVAAVVAIVVAARPPRETHLTTGTPPVQGQGPSPSDEALRELDLRFARGEVDEDGYRRTRELLTHPPAG
- a CDS encoding SDR family oxidoreductase: MSERADLSSIPAQEQEWPGSLADLDPRPDHGETSWQGRGRLTGRRALVTGGDSGIGRATAIAFAKEGADVAIAHLPQEQADADDTVAAIRAEGRKGVSFATDLREHQANVELADHAVSALGGLDVLVCNAAFQMSHDELREFPPDQVRRTFETNVFSTFWLVHELAPQLADGGSIVVTTSVQAYQPSSHLVDYAATKAALTNMVVNLAQELGTQGTRVNAVAPGPIWTPLIPATMSADKVEGFGSDVPLGRAGHPVEVAAAYVFLASDEASYVSGTVLGVTGGKPVF